One region of Chlorobiota bacterium genomic DNA includes:
- a CDS encoding methyltransferase domain-containing protein, which yields MLHYLNLACGSDIRPSTPEVEWINLDLTLLPGVDLAHDLRQFPWPFPDHTFDRIIAYDIIEHLPDTVATMEELWRVLKPGGIVEFRIPYFNSIHMFNDPTHQRFFNENTLQFFDVDSPFRKARPYYSTACFQRVSLEISVGLLRRSWRLREGLAQRLALKLSKSIGDLTRVMWVTMKAVKSKEG from the coding sequence ATGCTGCATTACCTAAACCTTGCTTGCGGGAGTGATATCCGGCCTTCAACGCCGGAAGTGGAGTGGATCAATCTGGATCTGACGTTGCTTCCTGGGGTGGACCTTGCCCACGATCTTCGCCAATTCCCCTGGCCCTTCCCGGACCACACATTCGACCGAATCATCGCCTACGACATCATCGAGCATTTGCCCGACACCGTTGCCACCATGGAGGAACTGTGGCGGGTGCTGAAACCTGGGGGGATTGTGGAGTTCCGCATCCCCTACTTCAACAGCATCCACATGTTCAACGACCCCACCCACCAGCGGTTTTTCAACGAGAACACGTTGCAGTTTTTCGATGTTGATTCCCCCTTCCGCAAAGCCCGCCCGTACTACTCGACGGCGTGTTTCCAAAGGGTGTCGTTGGAGATTTCGGTGGGCCTGCTGCGGCGTTCGTGGCGATTGCGCGAGGGCCTTGCGCAACGGCTTGCGCTGAAACTCAGCAAGTCCATCGGGGACCTGACGCGGGTGATGTGGGTGACAATGAAAGCCGTGAAAAGCAAGGAAGGATAA
- a CDS encoding AAA family ATPase, whose protein sequence is MMRPLVNFLNQGLLPMTDREKEATRIVAFFQGTMEAQGLRAALLSGEAGAGKSRLLEDLLPRVLREGGAVVHTKLYPESTTSIAPILAQALSRSSSMFNLLRIEPEENLSSVAASLRRLAQLRPTLVIVEDIHLLEGEAEREFSTLLNALSDEPISLLCAARPTELKTRGLLERYLVEEIELEGITAEGILHLWQALFESPPDLEAARILHEVTLGNPLALRSGLRGALKSGALAHDPTRNAWRLMVPPSLFAESLGRSVRLLSEGLAAHVSATEQEAAEQLATLGEVFAREAAEALLPEAVRMLDILMFKGIIAQARSTVSPLNGPPSRRPLLTFTHSLLHRNFVERARFDAARVVDLLVQTIPLYSVVPFQLLADYHGTIEAPLADLDIAIGQAFAAIVVLNRSADWPLGTAVWNAAFALSRFRNDERTERERSILQANLLHNRLRLIRKPTQERNAITAQIDALTESFANDEELAPMRLNALAHKQLAIIRSNHQQALEIWNEVEGIAERYPSVRFTEAYVHHLRGIIISARANTDEAIFNVVEDRLNALNDGAEHERIWKHARRIVGPYLLDIFTTQAELDRRLQLLHELERESLEFDVGLPWLKTILLYELGQFQDVLQLLPNISPRLLERGLYGNYCQAQLLMICVELGLGGGVAGIEEQLEKLRSQFPTEFQQILRRSISIHLCDSAMLHGADQWAAQIFRKYSDDALVLPFALRLLLGLLDSPTLTAIKGLHQQSHADGTDLWRLFEAAMNGEDSAQIAEQMEHLLRQPILRRDHITELCAAIRFAETILPQFLGESQIALLRKSIHHTLIAMVEWLEERELFGYMKGVLNRFPGMLNQKELAKWRGRITALERQHEGQSGKPATRQESLSMLGSIEFRRPNQEPARPRGARLKIILGLLTADRMLEKRLTNREFYCIAAGDDDLETARTTVYSAMHRLKEIVGPDAILTDGETPELDLSRVHVDLLEAHALLTEAIAAMRESAWMRARGPLIAALDIFGNRVPFPTLYETFFEAAREDLENRIRTTAMRVGRGLLLAGDAASAEAVLRRALVTIPEDEELQQLLRQALESLGKRIEIERMKIRAEEED, encoded by the coding sequence ATGATGCGCCCGCTTGTCAATTTTCTTAATCAAGGCCTGCTGCCGATGACCGATCGGGAGAAGGAGGCCACGCGGATTGTTGCGTTTTTCCAGGGGACAATGGAGGCCCAGGGACTGCGCGCCGCGCTTCTTTCCGGGGAGGCCGGGGCCGGCAAAAGTCGGTTGCTGGAGGACCTGCTCCCCCGCGTGCTTCGCGAAGGGGGTGCGGTGGTCCACACCAAACTCTATCCGGAGTCCACCACCTCCATCGCGCCAATCCTTGCCCAGGCTCTTTCCCGCTCAAGCTCCATGTTCAATCTTCTGCGGATTGAGCCGGAGGAGAACCTCAGTTCGGTTGCGGCAAGCCTTCGGCGGCTGGCGCAGCTTCGGCCAACGTTGGTGATTGTTGAGGACATCCACCTGCTGGAAGGGGAGGCCGAGCGTGAGTTCAGCACCCTGCTGAACGCCCTTTCCGACGAACCGATCTCCCTCCTTTGCGCCGCCCGCCCCACCGAGCTGAAAACGCGCGGGCTGCTGGAACGCTACCTTGTTGAGGAGATTGAGTTGGAGGGGATCACCGCCGAAGGAATTTTGCATTTATGGCAAGCGTTGTTCGAGTCCCCGCCGGATCTTGAGGCCGCCCGAATCTTGCATGAGGTGACGTTGGGGAATCCGCTGGCGCTCCGTTCGGGGCTTCGCGGGGCGTTAAAATCGGGAGCACTGGCCCACGACCCCACGCGCAACGCATGGCGGCTGATGGTCCCCCCTTCCCTTTTTGCGGAATCGCTTGGCCGCAGCGTGCGATTGCTTTCGGAAGGGTTGGCGGCGCACGTTTCGGCAACCGAGCAGGAGGCTGCCGAGCAGTTGGCAACGCTGGGGGAAGTGTTCGCGCGCGAGGCCGCCGAAGCATTGCTGCCGGAGGCGGTGCGGATGCTGGACATCTTGATGTTCAAAGGGATCATCGCCCAGGCGCGTTCCACCGTTTCCCCGTTAAATGGCCCCCCCAGCCGCCGCCCGCTGCTAACGTTCACCCACAGCCTTCTTCACCGAAATTTTGTTGAGCGTGCGCGGTTCGATGCGGCCCGGGTGGTTGATCTGCTGGTGCAAACAATCCCCCTTTACTCCGTTGTTCCGTTCCAGCTGCTTGCCGATTATCATGGCACAATCGAAGCTCCGTTGGCCGATCTTGACATCGCCATCGGGCAAGCATTTGCGGCCATTGTGGTGCTGAACCGGAGCGCCGATTGGCCGTTGGGAACAGCCGTCTGGAACGCAGCGTTCGCCCTAAGCCGCTTCCGCAACGACGAGCGCACCGAGCGGGAACGGAGCATCCTGCAAGCCAACTTGCTGCATAACCGCCTGCGGCTAATCCGCAAGCCAACCCAAGAACGGAACGCAATCACCGCGCAGATAGATGCCCTAACCGAATCGTTCGCCAACGATGAAGAGCTTGCCCCGATGCGGCTGAACGCCCTTGCCCACAAGCAGCTTGCGATCATCCGAAGCAACCACCAGCAGGCGTTGGAAATCTGGAACGAGGTGGAAGGAATCGCCGAACGCTATCCCAGCGTTCGCTTCACCGAGGCTTACGTCCACCACCTGCGCGGCATCATCATTTCGGCACGGGCAAACACCGACGAAGCAATCTTCAACGTGGTAGAGGACCGGCTGAACGCGTTGAATGATGGAGCCGAACATGAGCGCATCTGGAAACACGCACGCCGGATTGTTGGCCCCTATCTGCTCGATATTTTCACCACCCAGGCAGAGCTGGACCGGCGGCTGCAACTGCTGCACGAGTTGGAGAGGGAGTCGCTAGAGTTCGACGTTGGCCTTCCCTGGCTGAAGACGATTCTGCTGTACGAGCTTGGGCAATTCCAAGATGTTCTTCAACTGCTGCCCAACATCAGCCCACGGCTGCTTGAGCGTGGGCTGTACGGCAATTACTGCCAAGCCCAGCTGCTGATGATCTGCGTGGAGTTAGGGCTTGGCGGCGGCGTTGCCGGCATCGAAGAACAGCTTGAGAAGCTGCGTTCGCAATTCCCCACCGAATTCCAGCAAATCCTTCGCCGAAGCATCAGCATCCACCTGTGCGATTCGGCAATGTTGCACGGTGCCGACCAATGGGCCGCGCAGATCTTCCGGAAATATTCGGACGACGCGCTGGTCCTCCCCTTCGCACTGCGGCTGCTGCTTGGGTTGCTGGATTCGCCAACGCTGACGGCAATCAAGGGCTTGCACCAACAGAGCCATGCCGACGGAACCGACCTGTGGCGGCTGTTCGAGGCGGCCATGAACGGGGAAGATTCGGCGCAGATTGCTGAGCAGATGGAGCACTTGCTCCGCCAGCCAATTCTGCGCCGCGACCACATCACCGAACTCTGCGCCGCCATTCGGTTTGCCGAAACAATCCTGCCGCAATTTCTGGGCGAAAGCCAGATTGCCCTGCTGCGAAAATCTATCCATCACACGCTGATTGCCATGGTGGAATGGCTGGAGGAACGGGAGTTGTTCGGATACATGAAAGGGGTGTTGAACCGATTTCCGGGAATGCTCAATCAGAAAGAATTGGCGAAATGGAGAGGGCGAATAACAGCGTTGGAACGCCAGCACGAGGGGCAAAGCGGCAAGCCCGCCACGCGCCAAGAATCGCTGTCAATGCTGGGGTCCATTGAGTTCCGCCGCCCGAACCAGGAGCCAGCGCGCCCGCGCGGGGCACGCCTAAAAATCATTTTGGGGCTGCTTACTGCCGATCGGATGCTGGAGAAACGGCTAACCAACCGCGAATTTTACTGCATTGCCGCCGGCGACGACGATCTGGAGACAGCACGCACCACCGTCTATTCGGCCATGCACCGCTTGAAGGAAATCGTCGGCCCCGACGCAATCCTGACCGATGGGGAAACTCCGGAGCTTGATCTTAGCCGGGTCCATGTGGACCTGCTTGAAGCCCACGCGCTGCTAACGGAAGCAATCGCCGCCATGCGCGAGTCGGCATGGATGCGCGCGCGCGGTCCGCTGATTGCCGCCTTGGATATTTTTGGCAACCGCGTCCCGTTCCCGACGCTGTACGAAACGTTCTTCGAGGCCGCGCGTGAGGATTTGGAGAACCGCATCCGAACAACGGCAATGCGTGTTGGCCGGGGGCTATTGCTGGCGGGGGATGCAGCCAGCGCGGAAGCGGTGCTGCGCCGCGCACTGGTAACCATCCCCGAGGACGAAGAGCTTCAGCAGCTGCTTCGCCAAGCTCTGGAATCGCTTGGCAAGCGGATCGAGATTGAGCGGATGAAAATCCGGGCCGAAGAGGAAGATTAA
- a CDS encoding DUF2238 domain-containing protein, giving the protein MKSRTCWATGVVAIVALASCIAPPFPEYIFLQHLPTVAVLALVMFTSKRFPISHSSLALLFGFLLLHILGARYSYSYVPYDDWSAWLLGESISQLAGWSRNHYDRLVHLCYGLLLAPVAQEVLERYARLPRRASIFFAVEFIMATSMIYEVAEWLITLLFANETADAYNGQQGDMWDAQKDMALATAGALLSAGWMLLRNSPTKRLSQG; this is encoded by the coding sequence ATGAAATCACGCACATGCTGGGCAACCGGCGTTGTGGCCATTGTTGCCCTTGCAAGCTGCATCGCCCCTCCCTTCCCTGAATATATTTTCTTGCAACATCTCCCTACCGTAGCGGTGCTGGCTTTGGTGATGTTCACATCAAAGCGATTTCCAATCAGCCATTCCAGTTTGGCATTGTTGTTTGGTTTTTTATTGCTGCATATTCTTGGTGCCCGGTACAGCTACAGCTACGTCCCTTATGATGATTGGTCAGCCTGGCTGCTTGGGGAATCAATTTCGCAGCTTGCTGGCTGGTCAAGAAATCATTACGACCGTTTGGTGCATTTATGCTACGGCCTGCTATTGGCTCCGGTAGCCCAGGAAGTTCTGGAACGCTACGCCAGGTTGCCGCGCCGTGCTTCAATATTTTTCGCCGTGGAATTTATCATGGCCACCAGCATGATCTACGAGGTTGCTGAATGGCTTATCACACTACTTTTTGCCAACGAAACCGCCGATGCTTACAACGGCCAGCAAGGCGACATGTGGGATGCCCAAAAAGATATGGCATTGGCCACCGCTGGCGCGCTCCTGTCGGCAGGATGGATGCTCCTTCGTAATTCGCCAACAAAACGTTTATCACAAGGCTGA
- the porU gene encoding type IX secretion system sortase PorU, with translation MMPWITAGLHSRHLLAAVAALAIAAIPAYSRTGDGVRITTNDTRQLVMTVVPNIDTTRLPSGELFISVASGATLNPDQPGAPMQQGIIIPLALPSPEGNTLEVVAAEYGPPISARIAPVPSMITDPQGFSVPRYDADPAAYSVAAPAAAPATLRYVGIARNYHAGQIVVAPYRFDGPSGTVRFLKSATLRVRYNAAAAAGSGRGVGLRDQQFGAGLFVNPSAAAAWAKPVAVPQAFARRTAASTARAWMRVEVKEDGLYELRAEDFKNGGIDLSTVDPSRIAIYGGDGGPMPEDIAAADSNQMRQIPARVETSGGKATRVLFYGVGPTRWQYQPGDSIPTHQLSVYVKANSYIVAVDGDPARDFPKQPAMADPTTFPTAGRARLVHDEDLYNAIAINNAGAGSGKGWFGTQFIVGDPSIADSRTFVNTLAGLDRSQPVFYRVRVGNAVRGGSGEFSVAEGNTQLGTLLVNGPSDCKYCGDQMMNATTRLFTTNGSAIPSDNQSAIRISFEANRQGSGYLDYFEVHYGRSLVAINDEISFESPTGTGIAGYTIRGFGAGDLVGLDITDPVNPEELHRPSTSGDYSFRGPLSLLRNGARRYFVGSASKAKKVVASVPADFGDLRNRPLNADVLVIAHKDFKTIAQQYADYRTSTGRNRAAVVTTDEIYTEYSNGNLDPTAIRDYIAQAVKSWTRPPLYVLLFGDGTFDYRNISSRQKQLVPTMETEDGDSYDRIYSSAFDDYYVRVVGQDDFPDLLVGRFPIEVSEQAEVIVEKIKQYESSKNFGAWRHTIVLVSDDNEPSGEGGGFLGQSEKLVRDFIPNWTDNKKIYLGAYPTEVTGTATKPAAAQDLLTYLNRGAVVVNWVGHGNPNVWGHESVLQKDALIPKLTNDSMLTFVSAVTCNFGRFDDPANPSGGEQFLLHEGGGAIGVLATTRGVFINDNEDLMREYFSKLFARDSATLQFLNVGQAMLAAKTRRFASFSNDQKYILFGDPTMYLNLPKDSVEIVTVNDQLVANDTAQVGALQLVTVKGVIRNRDGKMREDFNGTAIITLYDASRTQVVVSDNISEPMVVQGGQLFRGPTPVVNGAFTIQFRVPKDIAYDSALARLHGYAYNDVEDAVGGTNHVMVYGSDTATVVDTEGPKIKIFLDDRTFASGDVVTPTPMLIVDLRDGSGINSSGAGIGHRIEAWINGSPNSIDLTDLYTTSPTDYREGTAERELLSLEEGEHTVRVRGWDIFNNSAEATATFKIIGTGENPTLQLAEIANYPNPISRETDFTFRHNQVVPLDVEIAIFTPGGRKVRTLEATGVQQRRVKLHWDGRDADGDPLANGVYYYRVRATKTSGEGAASETFETIEKLVVAR, from the coding sequence ATGATGCCTTGGATAACCGCCGGACTTCACAGCCGACACCTTCTTGCCGCCGTTGCCGCGCTTGCGATTGCCGCCATTCCCGCGTATTCGCGCACGGGCGATGGAGTGCGAATCACCACGAACGACACGCGCCAGTTGGTGATGACCGTTGTGCCGAACATTGACACCACGCGGCTTCCCAGCGGCGAGCTGTTCATCAGCGTTGCATCGGGGGCAACGCTGAACCCGGACCAACCTGGCGCGCCGATGCAGCAGGGGATCATCATCCCCCTTGCGCTTCCGTCGCCGGAGGGGAACACGCTTGAGGTGGTTGCGGCGGAGTACGGCCCGCCAATTTCCGCAAGGATCGCCCCGGTTCCCTCCATGATTACCGACCCGCAAGGGTTCAGCGTCCCACGCTACGATGCGGACCCCGCCGCCTACTCGGTTGCTGCGCCCGCTGCCGCGCCGGCAACGCTCCGCTACGTGGGGATTGCGCGGAACTATCACGCCGGCCAAATAGTGGTTGCCCCGTATCGGTTCGATGGCCCAAGCGGCACGGTTCGATTTCTGAAATCGGCCACCCTTCGCGTTCGGTATAACGCTGCTGCTGCGGCGGGTTCGGGGCGTGGCGTGGGGCTGCGGGACCAGCAGTTCGGCGCGGGGTTGTTCGTGAATCCATCGGCGGCGGCGGCTTGGGCAAAACCGGTGGCGGTTCCGCAAGCGTTTGCGCGCCGCACCGCCGCCAGCACAGCCCGGGCATGGATGCGGGTGGAGGTGAAAGAAGATGGGTTGTACGAGCTTCGGGCCGAGGATTTTAAGAACGGTGGGATTGATCTTTCCACCGTGGACCCTTCCCGAATCGCAATCTACGGCGGCGATGGAGGGCCAATGCCGGAAGATATCGCCGCTGCCGACAGCAACCAGATGCGCCAAATCCCCGCGCGGGTTGAAACCAGCGGCGGCAAGGCAACGCGAGTGCTGTTCTACGGGGTGGGACCAACCCGCTGGCAGTATCAGCCTGGCGATAGCATCCCCACCCACCAGCTGAGCGTGTATGTGAAAGCCAACAGCTACATCGTGGCGGTGGATGGCGACCCCGCGCGTGACTTCCCCAAACAGCCCGCCATGGCCGACCCCACCACCTTCCCAACCGCCGGGCGCGCGCGGCTTGTTCACGACGAAGATTTATACAACGCAATAGCCATTAACAATGCCGGGGCCGGCTCCGGAAAAGGGTGGTTCGGAACGCAGTTTATCGTGGGCGACCCTTCCATTGCCGACAGCCGCACGTTTGTCAACACCCTTGCCGGGCTGGACCGCTCGCAGCCGGTGTTCTATCGCGTCCGCGTGGGGAATGCGGTGCGGGGGGGAAGCGGTGAGTTTAGCGTGGCCGAAGGGAACACCCAGCTTGGCACGCTGCTGGTGAATGGCCCATCGGATTGCAAGTACTGTGGCGACCAGATGATGAACGCCACCACGCGGCTGTTTACAACCAATGGTTCCGCCATTCCTTCCGATAATCAAAGCGCGATTCGCATCAGCTTTGAAGCCAATCGGCAGGGGAGCGGCTATCTGGATTATTTCGAGGTCCATTACGGGCGTTCGTTGGTGGCTATCAACGATGAGATCAGCTTTGAATCGCCAACGGGAACCGGCATTGCTGGCTACACCATTCGCGGGTTTGGGGCGGGGGACCTTGTTGGATTGGACATCACCGACCCGGTGAACCCCGAAGAGCTGCACCGCCCTTCGACATCGGGCGATTACAGCTTCCGCGGTCCCCTTTCGTTGCTGCGGAATGGTGCGCGGCGGTACTTCGTTGGATCGGCCAGCAAAGCCAAAAAAGTTGTGGCATCGGTCCCCGCCGATTTTGGCGACCTGCGCAACCGCCCGCTGAATGCCGACGTGCTGGTGATTGCCCATAAAGATTTCAAAACCATTGCCCAGCAGTATGCCGACTACCGCACCTCCACCGGGCGGAACCGCGCCGCAGTGGTGACAACCGATGAGATTTACACCGAATACTCCAACGGAAACCTGGACCCCACGGCCATTCGCGACTACATCGCCCAGGCGGTGAAATCGTGGACCCGCCCGCCACTCTATGTGCTGCTGTTCGGCGATGGAACGTTCGACTACCGCAACATCAGCAGCCGCCAAAAGCAGCTTGTTCCCACCATGGAGACGGAGGATGGCGACAGCTACGACCGCATCTACTCCAGCGCGTTCGACGATTACTACGTTAGGGTGGTGGGCCAGGATGATTTCCCAGACCTGCTGGTTGGCCGTTTCCCAATCGAGGTTTCGGAGCAGGCAGAGGTGATTGTTGAAAAAATCAAGCAGTATGAATCCAGCAAAAACTTCGGCGCGTGGCGCCACACGATTGTGCTGGTGTCCGACGACAACGAACCCTCCGGCGAAGGGGGCGGGTTCCTTGGCCAATCGGAAAAATTGGTGCGGGATTTTATTCCGAACTGGACCGATAACAAGAAGATCTATCTGGGGGCCTACCCGACCGAAGTAACCGGGACCGCCACCAAACCCGCCGCCGCCCAGGACCTGCTAACCTATCTGAACCGTGGCGCGGTGGTGGTGAATTGGGTGGGGCACGGAAACCCGAACGTCTGGGGGCACGAGTCGGTTCTGCAAAAGGATGCGCTGATCCCAAAGCTGACCAACGACTCCATGCTCACTTTTGTCTCGGCTGTCACCTGCAACTTCGGGCGGTTCGACGACCCCGCGAATCCTTCCGGTGGGGAGCAGTTCCTGCTGCATGAAGGGGGCGGGGCAATCGGCGTGCTGGCAACAACGCGCGGGGTGTTCATCAACGACAACGAGGACCTGATGCGGGAGTATTTCAGCAAGCTGTTCGCCCGCGATTCCGCAACGCTGCAATTCCTGAACGTTGGCCAGGCGATGCTGGCGGCCAAAACCCGCCGGTTCGCTTCCTTCAGCAACGACCAGAAGTATATCCTGTTTGGCGACCCGACGATGTACCTGAATCTGCCAAAAGATTCGGTGGAGATCGTCACGGTGAACGACCAGTTGGTGGCCAACGACACCGCACAGGTTGGCGCGCTGCAGCTGGTGACGGTGAAAGGGGTGATCCGGAATCGCGATGGAAAGATGCGGGAGGATTTCAACGGGACCGCGATCATCACCCTGTATGATGCCAGCCGCACGCAAGTTGTGGTCAGCGACAACATCTCCGAGCCGATGGTGGTCCAGGGGGGGCAACTCTTCCGCGGCCCAACGCCGGTGGTGAATGGGGCGTTCACCATCCAATTCCGCGTGCCGAAGGATATCGCCTACGATTCGGCACTGGCGCGGCTTCATGGCTACGCCTACAACGACGTTGAAGATGCCGTTGGCGGAACCAATCATGTGATGGTCTATGGGTCCGACACCGCAACCGTGGTGGATACCGAAGGCCCCAAAATCAAAATCTTCCTGGATGACCGGACCTTTGCTTCGGGTGATGTTGTCACCCCAACGCCGATGCTGATTGTTGACCTTCGCGACGGAAGCGGCATCAACTCCTCCGGCGCAGGAATCGGCCACCGGATTGAAGCATGGATCAACGGCTCGCCAAACTCCATTGACCTAACGGACCTGTACACAACCTCCCCCACCGATTACCGCGAAGGAACCGCCGAGCGGGAATTGCTCAGCCTTGAGGAAGGGGAACACACCGTGCGGGTGCGCGGGTGGGACATCTTCAACAACTCTGCCGAGGCAACGGCCACCTTCAAGATCATTGGCACCGGGGAGAACCCAACGTTGCAGCTGGCCGAAATCGCCAACTACCCCAACCCAATCTCTCGCGAGACCGACTTCACCTTCCGCCACAACCAGGTGGTTCCGCTCGATGTGGAAATCGCAATTTTCACCCCGGGGGGAAGGAAGGTGCGGACGTTGGAAGCAACGGGGGTTCAGCAACGCCGCGTGAAGCTCCATTGGGATGGGCGCGATGCCGACGGCGACCCGCTTGCCAACGGGGTCTATTATTACCGCGTCCGCGCCACCAAGACCAGTGGCGAAGGAGCGGCCAGCGAAACGTTCGAGACGATTGAGAAGCTGGTGGTGGCCCGGTAA
- a CDS encoding SDR family oxidoreductase, translating to MNVIVTGAKGQLGQTLLRVLRRETDWALSAMTRSHFFTLGTMSSINPLSKASWREALATTGWHPDVIINAAAMTNVNHCETHREEAWQSNAQLAETVTQVARIFDARVVQISTDYVFDGVAGPYTEEHKPNPINYYGRTKLAAENICAHSGVHAAIVRTMWLYGYTDGLKMNFPEWVRDRLSNETHIDVINDEFGNPTLMEDLAYAVFQIIEKNISGIINVAGTERMSRLELAMAVAEAFELDSTFIHSVTADELGRTAPRPMRSGLITLKAKSLIGLQARSLKDGLMMTRTARNRNML from the coding sequence ATGAATGTTATAGTAACTGGTGCAAAAGGGCAGCTTGGGCAAACGCTGCTTCGTGTGTTGCGGCGGGAGACGGACTGGGCACTATCGGCGATGACCCGCAGCCATTTTTTCACCTTGGGGACCATGTCTTCGATTAATCCACTTTCCAAGGCCTCATGGCGCGAAGCACTTGCCACCACGGGGTGGCACCCCGATGTTATCATCAACGCCGCCGCCATGACGAACGTGAACCATTGCGAAACCCACCGCGAGGAAGCCTGGCAAAGCAACGCCCAGCTTGCCGAAACAGTAACCCAAGTGGCGCGAATTTTCGACGCACGGGTGGTTCAGATATCCACCGATTACGTATTTGATGGCGTTGCCGGCCCCTACACGGAAGAACATAAACCGAACCCCATCAATTATTACGGCAGAACAAAATTAGCTGCCGAAAATATCTGCGCCCACAGTGGGGTCCATGCTGCAATCGTCAGAACCATGTGGCTGTATGGCTACACCGACGGCCTGAAAATGAATTTTCCTGAATGGGTCCGCGACAGGTTATCGAACGAAACTCACATTGATGTCATCAACGATGAGTTTGGCAATCCCACACTGATGGAAGACCTGGCCTACGCTGTTTTTCAGATTATCGAAAAAAATATCAGCGGGATTATCAATGTTGCCGGAACGGAGCGGATGTCGCGGTTGGAGCTTGCCATGGCGGTGGCCGAGGCATTCGAGTTAGATTCAACATTTATCCATTCCGTAACCGCTGATGAGCTGGGCCGCACCGCGCCACGCCCGATGCGATCAGGGCTGATAACGCTGAAAGCAAAATCATTAATTGGCCTGCAGGCTCGTTCCCTAAAAGATGGACTGATGATGACACGAACGGCAAGAAATCGGAATATGCTGTGA
- a CDS encoding SDR family oxidoreductase, which produces MSVSSLFNLRGSVALVTGAARGIGGAAAEVLAEAGADLLLLGRNIATLQQQAANLARFGGRVHPIACDVGNAADVHNAANQALAAFGHVDILVNNAGIIRRAPAADYSLADWQAVMDTNLTGAFLLSQRIGSTMVERGSGKIINIASLLSFSGGMNVVAYTASKSALAGITRSFANEWGRHGVNVNAIAPGYIRTEATAALQRDPERYQSLLSRIPAGRWGEPSDLKGPILFLASDASNYVNGHILTVDGGWMAA; this is translated from the coding sequence ATGTCCGTTTCTTCGTTGTTCAATCTTCGCGGGAGCGTTGCGCTGGTGACCGGCGCGGCCCGGGGAATTGGGGGCGCAGCTGCCGAGGTTCTGGCCGAAGCCGGCGCGGACCTTCTGTTGCTTGGCCGCAACATCGCCACGCTGCAGCAGCAGGCGGCGAACCTTGCTCGGTTCGGTGGCCGGGTTCACCCCATTGCGTGCGATGTTGGCAACGCTGCGGACGTTCACAACGCTGCGAACCAAGCGCTGGCGGCGTTCGGCCATGTTGATATTCTGGTGAACAACGCGGGGATCATCCGCCGCGCCCCCGCTGCCGATTATTCGCTGGCCGATTGGCAGGCGGTGATGGATACGAACCTGACCGGCGCGTTCCTGCTGTCGCAACGGATTGGCAGCACGATGGTGGAACGTGGGTCGGGGAAGATCATCAACATTGCCTCGCTCCTCTCCTTCTCTGGCGGGATGAACGTTGTGGCCTACACCGCCAGCAAAAGCGCGCTTGCCGGAATCACCCGCTCGTTTGCCAACGAGTGGGGCCGCCACGGGGTGAACGTCAATGCCATTGCGCCGGGGTATATCCGCACCGAGGCAACGGCGGCGTTGCAGCGGGACCCCGAACGTTACCAATCGCTCCTTTCCCGAATCCCAGCAGGGCGTTGGGGGGAACCCAGCGATCTGAAAGGTCCAATCCTGTTCCTTGCTTCCGATGCCAGCAACTACGTCAACGGCCATATCCTGACGGTGGATGGAGGATGGATGGCCGCCTGA
- a CDS encoding GNAT family N-acetyltransferase yields MLIIQQIHHGTAEYEETVALRNDVLRRPLGLAFTPEMLASEVDEFHIACYRNNELVGCLLLVPRNGGELKMRQVAVAESAQRSGIGKAMVDFSEHFAREHGFSEITMHARETAVPFYLNLGYEIIGDRFEEVSIPHFKMRKEIGG; encoded by the coding sequence ATGCTGATTATCCAACAAATTCATCACGGCACGGCGGAGTATGAAGAGACCGTCGCGCTTCGCAACGACGTGCTTCGCCGCCCGCTGGGCCTTGCTTTCACGCCAGAAATGCTGGCCAGCGAAGTGGACGAATTTCACATTGCTTGCTACCGAAATAACGAGCTTGTTGGCTGCTTACTTCTTGTTCCGCGCAACGGAGGTGAGCTAAAAATGCGGCAGGTAGCGGTGGCCGAATCGGCGCAACGGAGCGGGATTGGGAAAGCAATGGTGGATTTCAGCGAACATTTTGCACGGGAGCATGGCTTCAGCGAAATCACCATGCACGCACGGGAAACAGCCGTCCCGTTTTATCTGAATTTAGGCTATGAAATAATCGGCGATAGGTTCGAAGAAGTGAGCATCCCGCATTTCAAAATGCGGAAAGAAATCGGTGGGTAG